The proteins below are encoded in one region of Deltaproteobacteria bacterium:
- a CDS encoding YjbQ family protein, whose translation MRSFRTEIPLHLKARMAFVNITPQVEAALAESGIREGLCLVNSMNITASVFINDDEPGLHEDYARWLEQLAPFDPSPERYHHNRTGEDNGDAHHKRQIMGREVVIAITNGKLDFGRWEQIFYGEFDGNRTKRVLIKIIGE comes from the coding sequence ATGCGCAGCTTCCGCACAGAGATCCCGCTGCACCTCAAAGCGCGGATGGCGTTCGTGAACATCACACCGCAAGTGGAAGCGGCGCTGGCCGAGAGCGGCATCCGCGAAGGGCTGTGCCTGGTCAACTCGATGAACATCACCGCGAGCGTGTTCATCAACGACGACGAGCCGGGCTTGCACGAGGACTATGCCCGCTGGCTCGAACAGCTCGCGCCGTTCGACCCCAGCCCCGAGCGCTATCACCACAACCGCACTGGCGAAGACAACGGCGACGCGCACCACAAGCGCCAGATCATGGGTCGCGAGGTCGTGATCGCCATCACCAACGGCAAGCTCGACTTCGGCCGCTGGGAGCAGATTTTCTACGGCGAGTTTGACGGCAATCGCACCAAGCGCGTGCTCATCAAAATCATCGGCGAATAA
- a CDS encoding LLM class F420-dependent oxidoreductase, whose product MDIGRVGIWTFLDLHPTAKAQEAAAEIEALGYGAIWIPEALGREAFTSSALLLAGTQRIVIATGIANIWARDPMAMAGAQKTLTEAYPDRFLLGIGVSHGPLVGMRGHNYDKPLSAMRGYLDAMDSAPFMAATPSTPPVRVLAALAPKMLKLAAERANGSHPYFVPPEHTAHARETMGKGPLLAPEQAVVLETDPIKARDIARTHMATYLGLPNYVNNLKRLGFSDDDIAKGGSDRLVDAIVVWGTVEAVAKRVRAHHDAGADHVCLQVLDADPRAIPVRQWRELAAALLR is encoded by the coding sequence ATGGACATCGGGCGAGTCGGCATCTGGACCTTCCTCGACCTGCACCCGACTGCGAAGGCGCAGGAGGCGGCGGCGGAGATCGAAGCGCTCGGCTACGGCGCGATTTGGATTCCCGAAGCGCTTGGACGCGAGGCTTTCACCAGTTCGGCGCTCCTGCTCGCGGGCACTCAGCGCATTGTGATCGCCACCGGCATCGCCAACATCTGGGCCCGCGATCCGATGGCGATGGCCGGTGCGCAGAAGACGCTCACCGAAGCCTATCCCGATCGCTTTCTGCTCGGCATCGGCGTCAGCCATGGACCGCTGGTCGGCATGCGCGGCCACAACTACGACAAGCCGCTGAGCGCGATGCGCGGCTATCTCGATGCGATGGACAGCGCGCCATTCATGGCCGCGACCCCGTCCACGCCACCGGTGCGCGTGCTGGCCGCGCTCGCACCCAAGATGCTCAAGCTTGCCGCCGAACGCGCCAACGGGTCGCACCCGTACTTCGTACCTCCCGAGCACACGGCACACGCCCGCGAAACCATGGGCAAGGGTCCGCTGCTCGCTCCCGAGCAAGCCGTCGTGTTGGAAACCGATCCGATCAAAGCGCGCGACATCGCCCGCACGCACATGGCCACGTATCTCGGCCTGCCGAACTACGTAAACAATCTGAAGCGGCTGGGCTTCAGCGACGACGACATCGCCAAGGGCGGCAGCGATCGCCTGGTCGACGCCATCGTCGTCTGGGGTACGGTCGAGGCTGTGGCCAAGCGGGTGCGCGCCCATCACGATGCCGGCGCGGACCATGTGTGCCTGCAAGTGCTCGATGCCGATCCACGCGCCATTCCCGTGCGCCAGTGGCGGGAATTGGCCGCTGCCCTTCTACGTTAA
- a CDS encoding response regulator — MTIKHALVVDDSKSAGLMLRRMLEQHSMMVDVAESAEAALAYLGGQQPDIVFMDHIMPGMNGLEAAKAISSNPITAAIPIVMYTSTEGDAYVQKARAHGAVAILPKPPKADLLKRILQQVGNGAVKNAPKAPTVAPIAPSHVPTPAALTSEAIEDLARRTAEAVVQTLVTRVLQEQLSELRQDMIARCEDVARQAAVELNQAQESELLIRVQEKLQDQIEELRESGAAPSSLTPALLEEVTKVARSVATRDATEAATQTAQRVAQQAARDVAKHTASDTAKQVAAEVYSSRANALADQLRDHVRDQLADVNARLGEPATVSSAILDDIRSMARSAAKQEAVDTATQTALRVAQQSVHELAGRAAKDAAQQVATEVLNARIDPLASQLSAQLTEQMDERLAEFRALLAKPTRLAPEIEEEIKQAARTAAAQAAVEASAHAVQKATGQSAQDIGKQAAKLAVRQLEGALASFESQQATRMAIFAAGAAVVGIIASVVVFLLK; from the coding sequence ATGACGATCAAGCACGCACTAGTAGTCGACGACTCCAAGTCCGCCGGGCTCATGCTCCGCCGCATGCTCGAACAACACAGCATGATGGTCGATGTAGCCGAGTCCGCAGAAGCCGCACTAGCGTATTTGGGTGGGCAGCAGCCGGACATCGTCTTCATGGACCACATCATGCCCGGGATGAATGGCCTGGAGGCGGCGAAGGCGATCAGCTCCAATCCCATTACCGCCGCAATTCCGATCGTCATGTATACTTCGACCGAGGGCGACGCCTACGTGCAAAAGGCTCGCGCTCATGGCGCCGTCGCCATTCTGCCCAAGCCACCCAAGGCGGATCTGCTCAAGCGCATCCTCCAGCAGGTCGGCAACGGCGCGGTGAAGAACGCCCCCAAGGCGCCGACCGTTGCCCCGATTGCTCCGTCGCACGTCCCAACGCCGGCAGCGCTGACTTCCGAGGCGATCGAGGACCTCGCGCGACGGACGGCCGAGGCGGTCGTCCAGACCCTCGTGACCCGCGTGCTGCAAGAGCAGCTCTCTGAGCTGCGCCAGGACATGATCGCGCGGTGCGAAGATGTGGCCCGCCAAGCCGCGGTCGAACTCAACCAAGCCCAAGAAAGCGAGCTGCTGATCCGGGTGCAGGAGAAGCTGCAGGACCAGATCGAGGAGTTGCGCGAGAGCGGCGCCGCGCCCAGCTCATTGACGCCCGCGCTGCTCGAAGAAGTTACCAAGGTGGCCCGCTCCGTCGCCACCCGCGACGCGACCGAGGCCGCGACGCAAACCGCGCAGCGCGTCGCGCAACAGGCGGCGCGCGACGTCGCCAAGCACACCGCCAGCGACACCGCGAAACAGGTCGCCGCCGAGGTCTACTCCAGCCGCGCCAACGCGCTCGCCGATCAGTTGCGCGACCATGTGCGTGACCAACTCGCCGACGTCAACGCGCGCCTCGGCGAACCCGCGACCGTTTCGTCCGCCATCTTGGACGACATTCGCAGCATGGCGCGCTCGGCCGCCAAGCAGGAGGCGGTCGACACCGCCACGCAGACGGCATTGCGCGTGGCGCAGCAATCGGTGCACGAACTCGCCGGCCGCGCGGCCAAAGATGCGGCGCAACAGGTCGCCACCGAAGTGCTCAACGCGCGCATCGATCCACTCGCGAGCCAACTGTCCGCCCAACTCACAGAACAGATGGACGAGCGACTCGCCGAGTTCCGCGCGCTGCTCGCCAAGCCGACACGGCTCGCACCCGAGATCGAAGAGGAGATCAAGCAAGCCGCGCGCACCGCGGCGGCGCAAGCCGCGGTCGAAGCCAGTGCGCACGCCGTACAGAAGGCGACCGGACAATCGGCGCAAGACATCGGCAAGCAAGCCGCCAAGCTCGCCGTCCGCCAGCTCGAAGGCGCCCTCGCCTCCTTCGAGAGCCAGCAAGCCACTCGCATGGCCATCTTCGCTGCCGGCGCCGCGGTGGTCGGCATCATCGCTTCGGTCGTCGTCTTCTTGCTGAAGTAA
- a CDS encoding amidohydrolase family protein, translating to MLDLLIQNATVIDGTGKPGVRANVGLRDGRILSIGATDEPAKRTLDATGLTLAPGFIDPHTHYDAQIFWDPFLTPSNLHGVTTVIGGNCGFSLAPIGAKDADYIRRMMVKVEGMPLAALENGIEWNWSSFGEYMDCLEGRVGLNAAFLVGHCALRRSVMGDGAVGTPATTDQIAKMTQLLHESLAGGGFGFSSSQAFTHSDGDGNPVPSRFGGPEEMLAFSKAVGEHPGTTLELIVDGCMTQFGEAEMNLMIAMSRAANRPVNWNVMQVSAANRGRHEHQLAAGTRAKRAGARIVALTMPMLGGVKMSFLDYCALNLLPGWASILDLPLPERARALADPATRRRMRTSAEAVTGALVSLQRWGAYEIGETFAPQNEGLTGRTVDEIAKQRGSDPFETLFDIVVADELRTGLWPHPADDDAESWKLRVQVWRDERAMIGGSDAGAHLDRMCGARYPTIFLGDVVRERQLISVEEAVHMMTDAPARFFGLKERGRIAVGWHADLVLFDPKTIASEPIRMRADLPGGSDRLFCGARGIEHVLVNGVEIVTAGKETGNLPGRIMRSGRDTESVTVGS from the coding sequence ATGCTGGACCTTCTCATTCAGAACGCCACGGTCATCGACGGCACGGGCAAACCAGGCGTTCGCGCGAATGTCGGATTGCGCGATGGCCGCATCCTCTCGATCGGCGCGACCGACGAGCCCGCGAAGCGCACCCTCGATGCCACCGGCCTCACGCTGGCGCCCGGCTTCATCGATCCGCACACGCACTACGACGCGCAGATCTTCTGGGATCCGTTCCTGACTCCATCGAATCTGCACGGGGTCACCACGGTCATCGGCGGCAACTGCGGCTTCAGCCTCGCCCCGATCGGGGCCAAGGACGCCGACTACATTCGCCGCATGATGGTGAAGGTCGAAGGCATGCCGCTCGCCGCGCTCGAAAACGGCATCGAGTGGAATTGGTCGAGCTTCGGCGAATATATGGACTGCCTCGAAGGTCGCGTCGGCTTGAACGCCGCCTTCCTAGTCGGCCATTGTGCCCTGCGCCGCTCGGTGATGGGGGACGGAGCGGTCGGCACGCCCGCCACGACCGACCAAATCGCGAAGATGACCCAGCTCCTGCACGAGTCGCTCGCGGGCGGTGGCTTCGGATTCTCGTCGTCGCAAGCATTCACGCATTCGGATGGCGACGGCAATCCTGTCCCCTCGCGCTTTGGTGGGCCCGAAGAGATGCTCGCGTTTTCCAAAGCCGTCGGCGAACATCCCGGTACGACGCTCGAGCTGATCGTCGATGGCTGCATGACGCAGTTCGGCGAAGCCGAGATGAATTTGATGATCGCCATGTCGCGCGCCGCCAACCGGCCGGTGAACTGGAACGTCATGCAAGTCTCGGCCGCCAATCGCGGCCGGCACGAACATCAGCTCGCCGCCGGCACCCGCGCCAAGCGGGCGGGCGCGCGCATCGTCGCGCTGACGATGCCGATGCTCGGCGGTGTGAAGATGAGTTTTCTCGACTACTGCGCGCTCAATCTGCTCCCCGGATGGGCGTCGATTCTCGATCTGCCGCTGCCCGAGCGGGCGCGCGCGCTCGCCGATCCGGCGACGCGCCGCCGAATGCGCACCAGCGCCGAAGCCGTCACCGGTGCGCTCGTTAGCCTCCAGCGGTGGGGCGCCTACGAGATCGGCGAAACGTTCGCGCCGCAGAACGAAGGACTCACCGGACGCACGGTCGACGAGATCGCGAAACAACGCGGGAGCGATCCGTTCGAGACCCTCTTCGATATCGTCGTCGCCGATGAGCTGCGGACCGGCTTGTGGCCGCATCCGGCCGACGACGACGCGGAAAGTTGGAAGCTGCGCGTGCAAGTGTGGCGCGATGAACGCGCGATGATCGGTGGCTCCGACGCTGGCGCGCATCTCGATCGCATGTGCGGCGCTCGCTACCCGACGATCTTCCTCGGCGACGTCGTCCGCGAGCGCCAACTCATTTCGGTGGAAGAGGCGGTGCACATGATGACGGATGCTCCGGCACGCTTCTTTGGTTTGAAAGAGCGCGGGCGCATCGCCGTCGGCTGGCACGCCGATCTCGTGCTGTTCGATCCGAAAACAATCGCGTCCGAGCCAATTCGCATGCGCGCCGACCTGCCCGGTGGTTCCGACCGCCTCTTCTGCGGCGCCCGCGGCATCGAGCACGTGCTGGTGAACGGTGTGGAGATCGTGACCGCAGGCAAGGAAACCGGCAATCTCCCCGGCCGAATCATGCGCTCCGGACGCGACACCGAATCGGTCACAGTTGGCAGTTAG
- a CDS encoding questin oxidase family protein, which yields MTAASYRSMNEALEILSAYGPDLSNGLTSHAPMAAEALCALGRPDAVIPWIERYRKGMLPRLSVRERITRENWRSALAQEHRFGDWSAFFGEELRAGPWREVLDRWVSRMAPGICASATHGVIRVGHAVRSLAESESPGRLSELADALASWAYAYQELPTSAGVSDRAMRPREAITKVAVVPLEQRRFTGTIVGSLVGLNDFPDFAPVIGLVDVSGDANQLVSELTDVFARMYLANTHDILTAIVFIHGVTSVTALASLLPYLDDATARAALRFAWQAGCGLYAAFGSRPAPEGAIDPPGEDADTLIDMAIAHGDEHAIKFTEACLRQYARNPSPAYLAAARNALDVLPAVS from the coding sequence ATGACTGCCGCCTCTTACCGGTCAATGAACGAAGCGTTGGAGATTCTCTCCGCCTACGGACCCGATCTCAGCAACGGCCTCACCAGCCACGCGCCGATGGCGGCGGAAGCGTTGTGTGCGCTCGGCCGGCCCGACGCGGTGATCCCGTGGATCGAGCGTTACCGCAAGGGGATGTTGCCGCGACTGTCCGTTCGCGAGCGGATCACGCGCGAGAACTGGCGCAGCGCACTCGCGCAGGAGCATCGCTTCGGCGACTGGAGCGCGTTCTTCGGCGAAGAGCTGCGCGCCGGACCCTGGCGCGAGGTGCTCGATCGCTGGGTGAGCCGTATGGCGCCCGGCATCTGCGCCTCGGCAACCCACGGCGTGATTCGCGTCGGACACGCGGTGCGCAGCTTGGCCGAATCCGAATCGCCAGGCCGCCTCAGTGAACTAGCCGACGCGCTCGCGTCGTGGGCGTACGCGTATCAGGAACTGCCGACGAGCGCCGGCGTGAGCGATCGCGCGATGCGTCCGCGCGAAGCCATCACCAAGGTCGCGGTTGTGCCATTGGAACAGCGTCGCTTTACCGGAACCATCGTCGGGTCACTCGTGGGGCTGAACGACTTTCCCGACTTCGCGCCGGTGATTGGGCTCGTCGATGTCAGCGGCGATGCGAATCAGTTGGTCTCCGAGCTAACGGATGTCTTTGCACGCATGTATCTCGCCAACACCCACGACATCCTGACCGCGATCGTGTTCATCCACGGGGTCACCAGCGTCACCGCGCTGGCCAGCCTGTTGCCGTATCTCGATGACGCGACGGCGCGCGCGGCGCTCCGCTTTGCATGGCAAGCGGGCTGCGGCCTCTACGCCGCCTTCGGCAGCCGCCCGGCGCCGGAGGGCGCGATCGACCCGCCGGGCGAAGATGCCGACACGCTCATCGACATGGCGATCGCGCACGGCGACGAGCACGCGATCAAATTCACCGAAGCCTGTCTGCGCCAATACGCGCGCAATCCGTCGCCCGCGTACTTGGCGGCCGCGCGCAACGCGCTGGACGTCTTGCCTGCGGTTTCGTAA
- a CDS encoding DoxX family protein has protein sequence MPAMKGSDVELLHPVVTMVGRVMFTLIFFLSGITHLTSMSDYVALMPAVIPFRAFWVIISAAVELTGATLIVTNRYPRLGAWLIVLFLIPVTITVHGVGMVAAPDAQMAAIQTSFFLKGVTMAGAALLITQLGVQRS, from the coding sequence ATGCCAGCCATGAAAGGATCGGACGTCGAGTTGCTGCACCCGGTCGTCACGATGGTCGGGCGAGTGATGTTCACACTGATCTTCTTCTTGTCGGGCATCACGCACCTCACCAGCATGAGCGACTACGTGGCCCTGATGCCTGCCGTGATTCCGTTTCGCGCATTCTGGGTCATCATCTCCGCGGCGGTTGAGCTAACCGGTGCGACGTTGATTGTCACCAACCGTTACCCGCGCCTGGGCGCTTGGTTGATCGTCCTCTTTCTCATTCCCGTGACCATCACCGTGCACGGCGTCGGCATGGTCGCAGCGCCAGACGCGCAGATGGCCGCGATCCAGACCTCGTTCTTCCTGAAAGGCGTGACGATGGCGGGCGCCGCGCTGCTGATCACGCAGCTGGGGGTGCAGCGGTCCTAA
- a CDS encoding DJ-1/PfpI family protein, with translation MHIAIGLYERFTSLDAMGPFQVLSSLPGAQVTFVAEKAGPVTDESGFLTVNARAAFADLPNPDILLVPGGIITGTLVPDHPIVGWIARAHRTTTWTTSVCTGSLLLAGAGVLAGVEATTHWGAMDDLARLGAVPVRERVVQRGKIVTAAGVSAGIDMALTLVAAIAGTEFAQTLQLMMEYDPAPPFDTGSPDKAGPEAVQRALAAMAEVLMTLAR, from the coding sequence ATGCACATTGCCATCGGCCTCTATGAACGGTTCACGTCGCTCGACGCTATGGGTCCATTCCAGGTGCTGTCGAGTCTCCCTGGCGCGCAGGTGACCTTCGTCGCAGAAAAAGCGGGCCCGGTCACCGACGAATCGGGCTTCCTCACCGTGAACGCGCGCGCCGCGTTCGCCGATCTACCGAACCCGGATATCTTGCTGGTACCCGGCGGCATCATCACCGGTACACTGGTGCCAGATCATCCGATCGTCGGCTGGATCGCGCGGGCCCATCGGACGACGACGTGGACCACGTCGGTCTGCACCGGTTCGCTGCTGCTCGCGGGCGCCGGCGTTCTCGCGGGGGTCGAGGCGACGACACACTGGGGTGCGATGGACGATCTCGCGCGGCTCGGCGCCGTGCCCGTGCGCGAACGCGTCGTGCAGCGCGGAAAGATCGTGACGGCGGCGGGCGTGAGCGCCGGAATCGACATGGCGCTGACGCTCGTGGCCGCAATCGCGGGGACGGAGTTCGCGCAGACGTTGCAGCTCATGATGGAGTACGATCCGGCGCCACCGTTCGACACGGGGTCGCCTGACAAAGCAGGCCCGGAGGCCGTGCAGCGAGCGCTCGCGGCGATGGCGGAGGTGCTGATGACGCTGGCACGGTGA